TCGCTTGGATGTAGAGTAGGCAAATTCAAGAAAATATTTCAATTCAAAACTATAGTTGTTTGCCTAGATAATTAATGGCGATCTCATCAAGATTAAAATGCTAATTAAATAGAAAATAATTATATGTCTGCTTCAATTGCGTAGTGAAGCCATGCTGTAGGCTTATCGCTTAAGATATCGAGCTAAATCCGCAGCATATATAACTTGCATTAAAAACTTTAGAATGAGTTCAATCTCTAGTATTCGATCTAGATGCACCATTATCTGACGAGGATGAATAACTTTGTCAGAAAGTAAGCCTCTAATCATTAACGGATGGTGTATTTTTGCTCACCCATTGTTGATCAGTTTCATTCTGGAAAAATATTACACCCTAAAATAATCAGACAAGTTATTGATGCTATTGAAAAAGATTAAAACAGGTTTAAATATAGAACAAGCGCAACACTTCCAGAAAAAGCGATCGCAAATCAAATCTTTCTTCTCAAGGACTTCTATCCTAAGCGCAACAGCACTAGCCTCTAGTAATGTTAATGTGGCTCATAATTCTACTTTTGCGTTCTTGCTGATTAACAGAATTAAGATTGTAATTACCTTTGCTGCGCTCTATATGTTCTTTTCGACTTTTCTTACTACTAGATAAGGTGGCAGATTTATCGTCAGGATTATAATTTTGAGGAGAACGCTGAAAATCGACTTCGCCACCAAAACTTTTTGCTAAATGCTCTCTAATCCGCTTTTTGCGGTCTGTCGAGAATGATTGATCCCTTGCCATAATTTATTTAATGTATCAAATGTTTCCAACTATATTGTGACTCAATTTGTTGCACTATCAAAAAAACAAATTACTAGTTCGATTAACCAATGAGGACGTAATGCCAATAAAATAAGTCATCCCAGCTTTTGTAGGGGCGATTTATCTGGTAGTTCGTTGTATTAATCTGATTACAAGCTCTGGTTCTAAATGTGCGATCGCTCTTGAAAGAGAAAAATTGATATTCTGTTCTCTGGCTACTGCTGCAAAGCTTCCCTATCTCATGACTTCAATAAATATATTTGACTCTTCCATTTTAATACCCTGTATTTATCCCTCTAGCTGCGAATCTAATGTTAATCCTATTGCTGTAAATCTTTTTGTAGTTGAGCGATCGCAGCATATTCGGTTTTAAAGCTATCTAAAAGACGACAATAAAGGGGCAAAATCTTTTGATAGTTGGCTACATTACTAGCAATTGGTTGATGCTGATGAATCTCGCCATTTGTGAGCTGGGATTCCCTCAAATCAGCGATTTCTCCTATAGCATACAGTCCTAAAATTGCTGCTCCCAAACTAGAACTTTCATAACTTTCGGGGATGCTTACTTGCCGATTAAAAACATCAGCCAACATCTGTCGCCATAGGGGAGAGCGAGCAAAACCCCCTGCTGCTTTAATTGTTTTTACTTCGCCAGTAATGGATTCTAAAGCTTGAAAAACTAAATACAGATTGTAGACTACTCCTTCTAATACCGACCGAATCAGATGAGCTTTATTATGATGCAGTGCTAAACCAAAGAAGCTCCCTCTGGCGTTAGCATCCCATAATGGCGATCGCTCTCCTGATAAATAAGGGTGAAAGATCAAGCCTTCTGAGCCTGCGGGAATAGTTTGAGCGATCGCCGTCAACATATCATAGGGGTCTTGTTTGAGTAACTTAGCGGTATCAATTTCCGCATCGGCTAAATGGTCACGCACCCAGCGCAAAGTGATTCCCCCGTTATTGACCGCACCGCCGATAACCCAGTAATCTTCGGTTAGAGGATAGCAAAATAAACGTTGTTGGGGATCGGTTTGGGGTTTACGGACGGTTGTCCGAACTGCGCCACTTGAACCAACTGTCACTGTTGCAATGCCAGGAGCGATCGCACCTACCCCTAAATTGGCTAAAACTCCATCATTTGCACCAACAACCACAGGAGTATCTGCTGCAATACCCATTTCATCTGCATATTCTGTCTTTAGCGATCGCAAAATATGGGTAGTAGGTACAAGTTGAGATAGTTGAGACGCTTTGATTCCTGCCAGATCGAGTGCTTGGGTATCCCAAGTTAAGCTATTGAAATTAAATAAGCCCGTCGCTGAAGCGATGGAATAATCGACGATATATTCTCGAAATAGCTGCCAGAAAATATACTCTTTGATGGAAATAAATTTTGCTGCTTGTTGCCAAAGTTCAGGCTTACTTTCCCGTAACCACATTAACTTAACCAGTGGTGACATTGGGTGAATTGGCGTTCCCGTACGGGTATATATTTCATGTCCTCCGCACTCTTTTAGCTTATCTGCCCAGTCAGCACTACGGTTATCTGCCCAAGTCAAAATTGGTGTCAAAGGTTTTCCCTCACCATCGACCACAATCAAGCTGTGCATCGCTGCACTGAAAGATAGACAGAGAATCTCAGACTGATTTACGCCACTGTTTTCAACTATCCGCTTTACAGTTGTGACTACCGCTTGAAAAATTTGCTCTGGGTTTTGTACGGCTGCCCCTAGAGTAGGTGCATTCAAAGGATACCCGACTGCGTGTTTTTCAATCAGCCTGCCGCGATCGCTATACAATACTGATTTAGTGCTAGTCGTACCAATATCAACACCAATTACATATTTACTCATTCTTTCTTTTAAATCCCAGAAAACTAAATAAAGAAGCTAATGAAA
This DNA window, taken from Pleurocapsa sp. FMAR1, encodes the following:
- the gntK gene encoding gluconokinase, whose protein sequence is MSKYVIGVDIGTTSTKSVLYSDRGRLIEKHAVGYPLNAPTLGAAVQNPEQIFQAVVTTVKRIVENSGVNQSEILCLSFSAAMHSLIVVDGEGKPLTPILTWADNRSADWADKLKECGGHEIYTRTGTPIHPMSPLVKLMWLRESKPELWQQAAKFISIKEYIFWQLFREYIVDYSIASATGLFNFNSLTWDTQALDLAGIKASQLSQLVPTTHILRSLKTEYADEMGIAADTPVVVGANDGVLANLGVGAIAPGIATVTVGSSGAVRTTVRKPQTDPQQRLFCYPLTEDYWVIGGAVNNGGITLRWVRDHLADAEIDTAKLLKQDPYDMLTAIAQTIPAGSEGLIFHPYLSGERSPLWDANARGSFFGLALHHNKAHLIRSVLEGVVYNLYLVFQALESITGEVKTIKAAGGFARSPLWRQMLADVFNRQVSIPESYESSSLGAAILGLYAIGEIADLRESQLTNGEIHQHQPIASNVANYQKILPLYCRLLDSFKTEYAAIAQLQKDLQQ